A portion of the Symphalangus syndactylus isolate Jambi chromosome 13, NHGRI_mSymSyn1-v2.1_pri, whole genome shotgun sequence genome contains these proteins:
- the SBK2 gene encoding serine/threonine-protein kinase SBK2 isoform X1 — protein MPGKQSEEGPAEAGASEDSEEEGLGGLTLEELQQGQEAARALEDMMTLSAQTLVRAEVDELYEEVRPLGQGRYGRVLLVTHRQKGTALALKQLPKPRTSLRGFLYEFCVGLSLGAHSAIVTAYGIGIESAHSYSFLTEPVLHGDLMAFIEPKVGLPQPAVHRCAAQLASALEYIHARGLVYRDLKPENVLVCDPDCRRFKLTDFGHTRPRGTLLRLAGPPIPYTAPELCAPPPLPEGLPIQPALDAWALGVLLFCLLTGYFPWDQPLAEADPFYEDFLIWQASGQPQDRPQPWFGLAPAADALLWGLLDPHPRRRSALLESGVFATSRLLTDPMYSAVACSRDQEMSVK, from the exons ATGCCTGGCAAACAGTCTGAGGAAGGGCCGGCGGAGGCAGGGGCTTCAGAGGACAGCGAGGAGGAGGGTCTGGGTGGCCTGACGTTAGAGGAGCTCCAGCAGGGCCAGGAGGCTGCCCGGGCGCTGGAGGACATGATGACACTGAGTGCTCAGACCCTGGTCCGAGCCGAGGTGGACGAGCTCTACGAGGAAGTGCGTCCCCTGGGCCAGGGTCGCTATGGCCGCGTCCTTCTGGTCACCCATCGTCAGAAAG GCACAGCCCTGGCACTGAAGCAGCTCCCGAAACCCCGCACGTCCCTCCGCGGCTTCCTGTACGAGTTCTGTGTGGGGCTCTCGCTGGGCGCGCACTCAGCCATCGTGACGGCCTACGGCATTGGCATCGAGTCGGCACACTCCTACAGCTTCCTCACGGAGCCCGTCCTGCACGGGGACCTCATGGCCTTCATCGAGCCCAAG GTGGGCCTCCCGCAGCCCGCAGTGCACCGCTGCGCCGCCCAGCTGGCCTCCGCCCTGGAGTACATCCACGCCCGCGGCCTGGTGTACCGGGACCTGAAGCCGGAGAACGTCCTGGTGTGCGACCCGGACTGCCGGCGCTTCAAGCTGACCGACTTCGGCCACACGAGGCCTCGCGGGACCCTGCTGCGCCTGGCCGGGCCGCCCATCCCCTACACGGCCCCCGAGCTCTGCgcgcccccgcccctccccgaGGGCCTCCCCATTCAGCCCGCCCTGGACGCCTGGGCGCTGGGCGTCCTGCTCTTCTGCCTCCTCACGGGCTACTTCCCCTGGGACCAGCCCCTGGCCGAGGCCGACCCCTTCTACGAGGACTTCCTCATCTGGCAGGCGTCGGGCCAGCCCCAGGACCGCCCTCAGCCCTGGTTCGGCCTGGCCCCCGCGGCCGACGCGCTTCTGTGGGGGCTGCTGGACCCTCACCCCCGAAGGAGGAGCGCT CTCCTGGAGTCGGGGGTCTTTGCCACCTCCCGTTTACTGACGGACCCCATGTACTCAGCGGTGGCCTGCAGCAGGGATCAGGAAATGTCTGTTAAATAA
- the SBK3 gene encoding uncharacterized serine/threonine-protein kinase SBK3, with product MERRVSETPEDGDPEEDTATALQRLVELTASRVTPVRSLRDRYHLIRKLGSGSYGRVLLAQPHQGGPAVALKLLRRDLVLRSTFLREFCVGRCVSAHPGLLQTLAGPLQTPRYFAFAQEYAPCGDLSGMLQERGLPELLVKRVVAQLAGALDFLHSRGLVHADVKPDNVLVFDPVCSRVALGDLGLTRPEGSPTPAPPVPLPTAPPELCLLLPPDTLPLRPAVDSWGLGVLLFCAATACFPWDVALAPNPEFEAFASWVTTKPQPPRPPPPWDQFAPPALALLQGLLDLDPETRSPPLAVLDFLGDDWGLQGNREGPGVLGSVSYEDGEEGGSSLEEWTDEGDDGKSGGRTGTDGGAP from the exons ATGGAGCGCAGGGTCTCCGAGACCCCTGAGGATGGGGACCCAGAG GAGGACACAGCCACAGCCCTCCAACGGCTGGTGGAGCTGACAGCCAGCAGGGTGACCCCAGTGAGGAGCCTTCGGGACCGGTACCACCTCATCCGGAAGCTGGGCTCTGGCTCCTACGGCCGCGTGCTCCTCGCCCAGCCTCACCAGGGGG GTCCAGCTGTGGCTCTGAAGCTTCTGCGTCGGGATTTGGTCCTGAGAAGCACCTTCCTGAGGGAGTTCTGTGTGGGCCGCTGCGTCTCTGCACACCCAGGCCTGCTGCAGACCCTGGCAGGACCCCTACAGACCCCCCGCTATTTTGCCTTTGCCCAGGAGTACGCGCCCTGTGGGGACCTCAGCGGGATGCTGCAGGAAAGG GGCCTCCCAGAACTGCTGGTGAAGCGGGTGGTGGCCCAGCTGGCAGGAGCTCTGGACTTCCTCCACAGCCGGGGGCTGGTCCATGCAGATGTCAAGCCGGACAACGTGCTGGTCTTCGACCCGGTCTGCAGCCGTGTGGCCCTGGGAGACCTGGGTCTGACCCGGCCAGAGGGCAGCCCGACCCCTGCCCCACCAGTGCCTCTGCCCACGgcaccacctgagctctgcctcctgctacCGCCCGACACCCTACCTCTGCGGCCAGCCGTGGACTCCTGGGGCCTGGGGGTGCTTCTCTTCTGTGCTGCCACTGCCTGTTTCCCTTGGGATGTGGCACTGGCCCCCAACCCTGAGTTCGAGGCCTTTGCTAGCTGGGTAACCACCAAGCCTCAGCCACCTCGGCCACCACCACCCTGGGACCAGTTTGCGCCCCCAGCCCTGGCCTTGCTCCAGGGGCTTCTGGACCTGGATCCCGAGACTAGGAGCCCCCCACTGGCTGTCCTGGACTTCCTGGGGGACGACTGGGGGTTGCAGGGGAACAGAGAGGGACCTGGGGTTTTGGGGAGCGTGTCCTATGAGGACGGGGAGGAGGGAGGCTCAAGCCTGGAAGAGTGGACAGATGAGGGCGATGACGGCAAAAGTGGTGGGAGGACGGGGACAGATGGGGGAGCTCCCTGA
- the SBK2 gene encoding serine/threonine-protein kinase SBK2 isoform X2, which yields MPGKQSEEGPAEAGASEDSEEEGLGGLTLEELQQGQEAARALEDMMTLSAQTLVRAEVDELYEEVRPLGQGRYGRVLLVTHRQKGTALALKQLPKPRTSLRGFLYEFCVGLSLGAHSAIVTAYGIGIESAHSYSFLTEPVLHGDLMAFIEPKVGLPQPAVHRCAAQLASALEYIHARGLVYRDLKPENVLVCDPDCRRFKLTDFGHTRPRGTLLRLAGPPIPYTAPELCAPPPLPEGLPIQPALDAWALGVLLFCLLTGYFPWDQPLAEADPFYEDFLIWQASGQPQDRPQPWFGLAPAADALLWGLLDPHPRRRSAVSSIREHLGHPWRQREGEAEEVGAVEEEAGQ from the exons ATGCCTGGCAAACAGTCTGAGGAAGGGCCGGCGGAGGCAGGGGCTTCAGAGGACAGCGAGGAGGAGGGTCTGGGTGGCCTGACGTTAGAGGAGCTCCAGCAGGGCCAGGAGGCTGCCCGGGCGCTGGAGGACATGATGACACTGAGTGCTCAGACCCTGGTCCGAGCCGAGGTGGACGAGCTCTACGAGGAAGTGCGTCCCCTGGGCCAGGGTCGCTATGGCCGCGTCCTTCTGGTCACCCATCGTCAGAAAG GCACAGCCCTGGCACTGAAGCAGCTCCCGAAACCCCGCACGTCCCTCCGCGGCTTCCTGTACGAGTTCTGTGTGGGGCTCTCGCTGGGCGCGCACTCAGCCATCGTGACGGCCTACGGCATTGGCATCGAGTCGGCACACTCCTACAGCTTCCTCACGGAGCCCGTCCTGCACGGGGACCTCATGGCCTTCATCGAGCCCAAG GTGGGCCTCCCGCAGCCCGCAGTGCACCGCTGCGCCGCCCAGCTGGCCTCCGCCCTGGAGTACATCCACGCCCGCGGCCTGGTGTACCGGGACCTGAAGCCGGAGAACGTCCTGGTGTGCGACCCGGACTGCCGGCGCTTCAAGCTGACCGACTTCGGCCACACGAGGCCTCGCGGGACCCTGCTGCGCCTGGCCGGGCCGCCCATCCCCTACACGGCCCCCGAGCTCTGCgcgcccccgcccctccccgaGGGCCTCCCCATTCAGCCCGCCCTGGACGCCTGGGCGCTGGGCGTCCTGCTCTTCTGCCTCCTCACGGGCTACTTCCCCTGGGACCAGCCCCTGGCCGAGGCCGACCCCTTCTACGAGGACTTCCTCATCTGGCAGGCGTCGGGCCAGCCCCAGGACCGCCCTCAGCCCTGGTTCGGCCTGGCCCCCGCGGCCGACGCGCTTCTGTGGGGGCTGCTGGACCCTCACCCCCGAAGGAGGAGCGCTGTGAGCTCCATCAGGGAGCACCTGGGGCACCCCTGGAGGCAGCGGGAGGGCGAGGCTGAGGAAGTGGGAGCGGTGGAAGAGGAGGCTGGGCAGTGA